The genomic interval TTTCTGTAAATTGTGAATGATCATTAGCATATTTTTCTTTTAAAATTTCAACCGGAATATCAGAATAATAAGCGCCTTTTATCAAAAGAACTAAAAGGATTAAAAAGACATATAAAATGATTCGTTTAACAGATAATTTCTTCATAAATCTATTTTAAAATTTCATATAAAACTGGCTTACTCGGTGTTGCATCATTTTCAAAAGGAGCAATCATTAAGTTTAATAAATATTCTCCATCTTCAACATTATTTGGAACAAAAATAAATTCTGTAATTGTAGCATTCATTCGTATTTCACCAGCAGTATTCCAGAATGCGTTATGGGCTAATAATTTTCCATCATCTCTTTCTTTATCTACTGATGGCAAATCTATTAACAAATGTTTTATTCCTTTTTCTCTTAAATAAATAGCAGCTTCTTCTAATAAATAAGTTGGATTTGTATTCGAATATTGCATCGATTTCTTATCCTTTAAATTTGGTAAAGTTCTAATAACAATGGCATCTCTTTTCTTATTCTTTAACGCTATTTTTAGTTGTTTAGAAGATATGAAAAAATCTTCTCCATCACTCTCAGGCACTACTGTAACTACCTCAGCTAAAAAAATAAAATATTTTAAATTTTTATTTATAGAATGTACTTCTTTTGTAATATGTCCAACACATTCTGTATGCGTAATATGAGAATGAGGATTAAAATGGATGTTATTAAAATTTACTACAGCACCTTCTGAAACTTTTATCTTTTCTCCATCCATACTTTCTGGAAAAATCTTTGGATCTTCTATATACCAAGCATTGACATTTTGCTTAGAAACATCAATAGGAATTGAAATATCTATTGGATTAGAGATATTTACTTCTATTTTTCTTGAATTATATTCTATAATTGCTTTCATCCTTTAAAAATACATTTTTTAATCAATAATAAAAAGATCTGATGCTAAACCATCTGCTAAAAATTTTCCTTTACTTGTTGTTTTAAGAATATTTTTATCAATAGTTAATAACTCTTTTTCAATAAATTTTTCTGAAGATAAAATTAAATGCTGATAAATTTCATCTCCAAATTCTTCTTTTATTTTTGTTAATGAAACACCCCATATAGTTCGTAAACCTGTCATTATATATTCGTTAAAAGAATCTTCTTTTGTAAGTTTTTCAATTTCAGAAGGTAATTTCCCAGCAATAATATCTTTAATATACTTTGCATTATTTGATACATTCCAACTCCTATGCGTTTTATTAAAGGAATGAGCAGAAGGTCCAATACCAATATATTTTTTTTGATGCCAATAACTCGCATTGTGTTTAGAGAAATATTTAGACTTACCAAAATTGGAAATTTCATAATGTACAAATCCGTTTTTGACAGTTTCTGAGACCAAAATATCAAAATGTTCTTTAGCTAATTTTTCATCTAACGCTGGATATTTTCCTTGTTTAATAAAAGTATCTAAGGCTGTTTTTGGTTCAACTGTTAAAGCATAACTTGAAATATGATTGATTCCAAAATCAAAAGCAATTTGTAAACTTTCTTTCCAACGATTATTGCTCATATTCGGAATTCCGTAAATTAAATCTACTGTAATATTATCAAAATAACGAGTTGCAATAGATAAACAATTCTTTGCCTCACTTGCGTTATGAGCACGATTCATACTTTTTAAATCTTCTTCAAAAAAAGATTGTATTCCAATACTTAATCGATTAATAGGACTATTAGAAAGTTCTTTAATTTTCTCTTCGGATAAATCATCTGGATTTGCCTCTAAAGTAATTTCAGGGTTTTCAGAAACTGTATAATTTTTATAAACAGATTCTATTAAAATAGTTAATTCATTATTGGTTAATAATGATGGTGTACCTCCACCAAAATAAATGGTTTCAATAGTTTCATTTTGCAATTCGTTTTTTCGGATTTCGAGTTCTTTTATCAAACTAGAAATTAACTCATCTTTCTTTTTTAATGAAGTAGAAAAATGAAAATTGCAATAGAAACATGCTTGTTTACAAAATGGAATGTGAATATAGATTCCACTCATTTCTTAACTCTCTTTTCGTTTTGTTTCACAAAACTTGCCCAACCTGTATAATTTTTTCCACCAACAACTTTTCCTGAATTGTAGAAATGACAAACAGCTGCTGCTAATCCATCAGTTGCATCTAAGTTTTTAGGTATCGTCTTAAGATTTAAAAGCGATTTTAGCATCAAAGCAACTTGTTCTTTACTAGCATTACCATTACCAGTAATTGCCATTTTAATTTTTTTAGGCAAATATTCTGTAATCGGAATTTCACGTGATAAACCTGCAGCCATTGCCACTCCTTGCGCTCTACCTAACTTAAGCATAGATTGAACATTTTTACCAAAAAATGGAGCTTCAATAGCAATTTCATCAGGGTTATAAGTATCAATTAATTCGATGGTACGTTCAAAAATAAGTTTGAGTTTTAAATAATGATCGTCATATTTTTTGAGCATTAATTCATTCATTTGAATAAATTCCATCTTTTTGCCTACCACTTTTATTAAGCCGAAACCCATAATTGTAGTTCCAGGATCAATTCCTAATATGATTTTTTCTACACCCAAATTTTATCGTTATTTGTATAAATGTACTATTCGCTCTCTTACAAAACTAAACAATTCTTTTGGTTGCTCATTAAATTAGCTATTGTAATTGGATGCGGATATTTTATTTATCAAAAATTATTAGAAAATGACAATTTTAAATTTATCGATTTTTATCAGAAATTATTGAAAAATGATATTTTTACATCAAAAAACATTGCTTTTTTAATCATTTTTAGCTTTTTTAATCATTTTTTAGAAATTTTAAAATGGAGAGACTTAGCCTCTTTTAGTCATAAAATAAGTTTAAAAAGTGCAACAGAACAATCTTTAGCATCGTTAACAACTTCATTAATTACACCAAACAGAATTGGAGAATATGGTGCAAAAGCCATGTATTTTGATAAACCGTTAAGAAAACAAATTGTAGGCTTAAATTTAGTTGGTAATTTCTATCAAATGCTAATGACAATTACTTTTGGAGTTTTAGGTTTTACTTATTTTGTATGGCAATACAATGTTCAAATAGATTTTCATCGAATCTTTAGGGGATTACTTCTTGGCTTCTTTGTTATTACAGCATTCTTTTTTGGTGCTAAGCATTTTAAATACAGAGGATATTCAACACAAAAAGCAAGAGAATTTATCAAGAAAATTTCAAGAAGTTTAAATATAAGAGTTGCTTTTTTATCATTAATACGATACGTTATTTTCTCTCATCAATTTTACTTCTTACTTCTAATTTTTAATTTAGAAATCTCTTATTTTGATGCAATTTCAGCAATTGCATCTGTTTATTTTATTGCTTCCATTGTACCTATGTTATCACTTTTTGATGTTGTTTTAAAAGGCTCTGTAGCAATTTGGGTTTTTTCTTATCTACAAGTTGATGCGATCACAATTTTATCAATCACAACGCTAATGTGGATTTTCAATTTTGTGTTTCCTGCAATTATTGGAAGTTATTATGTACTTACTTTTAAACCCAATATTAGCAAATGATTTGGGCTCTCTTTTTCATATTATTTCTATACGGTTTACTGATCCTTTCTTTAGGATTTGGTTTTGTAAAGCTGAAAAAAAATCAACTCGAAAACAAGAAATCGATAACTCAATTTTCTATTATTATCCCGTTTCGGAATGAGTCAGAAAAGTTACCAATTTTACTAGAATCTATTTCTAAATTAAGATACCCAAAAGAGTTATTCGAAATTATTTTTGTTGATGATGATTCAACAGATGATTCTGTTGAAATTATTAATTGTCACCTCGAGCGCAGCCGAGAGGTTGTAGATTTCGACTGCGCTCAACCTGACATTCGTATCATAAAAAATAAAAGGATATCTAAATCTCCTAAAAAAGATGCAATTACAACTGCAATTGGGCAAACAAAATTCGATTGGATTATAACAACCGATGCTGATTGTATTTTACTTGAAAATTGGTTACAATCTTTTGATGAATTCATTATAAAAAACAATCCTAATATGATTGTTGCTCCTGTTAATTACAAGACAAAAGACAACTTTTTAGATTCCTTTCAGTTATTAGATTTTATGAGTATGCAAGGAAGTACAATTGGCGGATTTGGAATCCAATTTCCGTTTATGTGCAATGGTGCAAACTTGTGTTATAAAAAAGAACTATTTAAACAACTTAATGGTTTTGATGGTAATAATCATATTGCAAGTGGAGATGATGTTTTTCTGTTTGAAAAATTTTTAGAAAAAGATAAAAACGGCGTCAAGTTTTTAAAATCTAAAGATGCCATTGTTACAACGTTTCCTGTAAATTCTTGGACTGATTTAATACATCAACGAGTACGCTGGGCTGCAAAAACTGGTAATTTTAAATCTGGTTTGGTTAAATTTATTGGATTGTTGGTTTTATTAATCAACTTAAGTATTGTTATCTCTTTTTTTGGATGGATCTTTCAGCAAGTTTCTTACAAGATTTGGTTGTTCTTATTCGCATCTAAATTCATTATTGATTTATTTTTATTCTTACCGACCATCAAATTTTACGAACACAATAAAAGGTTTTACAAATGGTATTTATTAAGTAGTTTATGCTATCCTTTTTTTAGTATTCTTGTCATTTTTAAATCTGTTTTTTCAAGTTATCATTGGAAAGGAAGAAGTTTTAAAAAATAAAAGGTAATCTATTCTTATCAATAAAATAGATTCCCGCCTTCGAAGAATGACAAAAGTTGGCAAACAGGCTTAGCCCTGATTGAGGTATTTGTTGGAGCTCATTTTTGTCAAAAAATAGCGACTACCGAAAGCAGGAAATAGCTTCTTAAAAAATAGTATATTTGAGATATGAGTTTACTTGGTTTAAATACTTCTAATCCTGCTTTTTCGAACTATTTCTGGGGGAAATCTAGAAAAAGTTCCGCTAAAATGACTTTAGGTGGCATTATCTTAAAATCGATTTTAATGTTGTGCTTGGTAGCAACAACAGCCTGCTATACCTGGAAAATATTTTTTGAAGGAACGGATATAAAATGGTACATTACCATAGGAATGTTTGTTGCCATTGTTGCAAGTTTATTTATCTCATTTATGCATCATTTAGCAAAGTATTTATTGCCAATTTATGCATTGGCAAAAGGTTTTTTTCTTGGCGGAATTAGTGCTTATGCCCACAAGCGTTTTCCTGGTTTACCATTGCAGGCAATTGGCGTTACGATGGCTACTTTTTTTGTAATGTTTTTACTTTTTAAAACTCGTATTATTAAAGTTACCAGACAGTTTAGAGCCGTTGTAATTACTGCTTCTATCACCATTTTTACAATTTATATAATTGCTTGGATTTTATCTTTTTTTGGAATTAATGTTCCGTTTATTTGGGGAACTTCTTGGGTTGCAATTGGTTTTAATATTATTGCTGCAATTGTTGCTAGTTTAAGTTTACTACTAGATTTTGACTATATAGAAAGACAAATTGGTAGAGCGCCAAAAGAAAAAGAATGGTTGGCTACATGGGGCTTTTTAATTACACTTATTTGGTTGTACGTAGAAGTTTTACGTTTAATGCGAAAGTTAGCAATTCGTTTTTAAAAAAAGTAATTCATAATTGATTCTGCTTTAAACCAAAGTACTAAAGCTAGTAACAATAACAAAATTAAAAATAGTCCTTTTGCATTTTTTTTGGTTTTTCTATTTCCGAATTTTCTTTTGAATTCCATATTTTAAGTTTTACTTTTTTATTCCTCTTAACATTTCTCTTTTTCCTGGTGGACCAGGCAAACGTTCTACGTCAAAACCAACAGCTTGCATTACTCTTCTTACACTTCCTTTTGCAGAATAGGTAACTAAAATTCCGTTTTCTTTTAAAGCATTAAACATTTTAGCAAAAATTTCTTCTGTCCATAATTCTGGTTGTACTCTTGCCCCAAAAGCATCAAAATAAATTAAATGAAATGCGTCTTCATCTTTAATATCTTCGAAAAACTGTTTTCTTTTAGTTAACCAAAATGAATCGGAAATTTGATGTTTTTTTTCCCAAGAAACATCGTGCATCTTTTTAAAAACAGTACTTTCTTTTTCTGCATTTAATACAGCTATAAAATTCATCTTTTCAATCTCTTCAGCTATAACAGGATATGCTTCTACTCCAACATAATCTATTTGTCTTTTACTTTCTAAATAGGTAATAAAACAATTTAAACCAGTACCAAAACCGATTTCTAGTATCGAAACTTTATCAGAAGAAACAACTTTTAATCCGCTATTAATAAAAACATGATAGGTTTCATTAATTGACCCATTTTTAGAATGATATTGCTCGTTCCATTCAGGAATTTGAATAGATGTTGATCCGTCTGAAGTAATTATGATTTCTCTCTTCAAATTATTTTAATAAAACTCCGTTAGCAGTAAATGAAAATGTTGTTTTTGGAGCTATAATTTTCGCTATTTCTTCTTTAGATTTTCCTGCATCTTCTGCATAATGACGTAATTCATCAATCGAAGTTTCTTTTACAAACGCTTTTCCTTCCACAATAACATCGCTTCCTTCACTATCTAAAGGCATAAAAAATCCGTAATCTTTAAAACGTACCATGGTTTGTTTTGTACTGTCTAATGAAAGTTTCATCCAACATCCTTTTTTAGAACAAACCTCATTTATTTTTGAAGAAAATTTAATATCTATAGTATCTCCAACTTTTAAATCGTTAAATTTCTCTAACATTTTTGTAGATGCTAATACGTCTGTATCCGTAATTTTTTCACCAAAAGATTGATATGCAATTTTTTGAGGCGCTTCTACTTTTTCCTTTTTCTCAGTTTTACATGAAAACATCAGCATTAAACATAACAATGTTGTTAAATTTTTAAAATTCATATTCTTCATTTTTATCATTTTACACAAAGATACATTTTACGTTTAAATTTTAAATTAATTAGTAACTATTCCTTAGTATTTTTATAACTTTGATTCCTTTAATAACAAACTTTTATGGCAATAAAAATAGACATCCAAAAGACACAAAAGTCGAGAATTGATTCGGTAGATTTTGATAATTTACCATTTGGTCATGTATTTTCTGATCACATGTTTGAATGCGAATTTAAAGATGGAAAATGGCAAAGTGCCGTCATTAAAGAATATGCGCCTATTAGTTTATCGCCAGCTGCAAAGATTTTTCATTACGGACAATCTATTTTTGAAGGTATGAAAGCCTACAAAGATGCCGATGGAAAAACAATGTTATTTAGACCTTTAGATAACTGTAAGCGATTAAATAAATCTGCAGAACGTTTGGTGATTCCAGAAATTCCTGAAGATATTTTTATGGAAGGTTTAAAAACGTTATTAGAAATTGATAGCGATTGGATTCCTACAAAAGAAGGAAGCTCTTTATATATAAGACCTTTTATGTTTGCTTCTGGCGAAGGTTTTCATGCATCGCCAGCAGATGAATATAAATTAATTATTTGTACAGCGCCTTCTGGAGCATATTTTGCAGGTGAAGTAAAAGTATTAATTGAAGAAAAATATGCACGTGCTGCTAATGGTGGTGTCGGTTTTGCAAAAGCTGGTGGAAATTATGCTGCGCAATTTTACCCAACACAATTAGCCATCGATAAAGGATATCAGCAAGTAATTTGGACAGATGATAACACGCATCAATTTATAGAAGAAGCTGGAGCGATGAATATTTTTGTTCGTATTAATGACACTTTAATTACGAGCCCAACAAGTGATCGAATTTTAGACGGAATTACGCGTAAAAGTATTTTACAAATAGCTGCAGATACTGGAATAGAAACAGAAGTAAGAAAAATTTCTGTTGGTGAAGTTGTAGAAGCGGCAAAAACTGGAAAATTAAAAGAAATGTTTGGGGCTGGAACAGCTGCTGTGATTTCTCCAATTGCTGGTTTTGGTTTTAAAGATGAAGATTTTGATTTACCAGAATTAGAGAATCCATTTGCATCACAATTAAAGAAACGTATTACAGATATACAAACTAACAAAGCAGAAGATCCTTATGGATGGAGAGTTTTTGTTTAGAGAATAAATTTATTTTAACTAGAATTTTATTCCCCAAAAAAATGAAATCATTACAACTAAAATTAGTTTTATCAACTTTATTACTAATCTCTGGATTAACAATAGCGCAAGATTTAAACAATATTCCAGAATATTCTAAAGCTGGCTTTTTTGATGTCCCAAATAGTGGACGTGAAGTTTTTGACTTTAATGTAGGTTGGCGTTTTTATAAAGGTGAAGTAAAGAATGCTGAAAAAGTAAATTTTGATGATTCTAAATGGGAAGTTGTAAGTACACCGCATGGTTTAGAATTAAACTCTACACAAGCAAGTGGTTCTAATAATTATCAAGGAGAAGCTTGGTATAGAAAACGTTTTACAGTTCCTAAAAATATTGAAGACAAAAGATTAGTCGTTTACTTTGAAGCGATTATGGGTAAAAGTAAAGTTTGGATAAATGGTGAATTATTAACCACTCATTTTGGCGGATTTCTTCCTTTTAGTGTAGACATTGCTTCTAAAATTAAAAAAGGAGAAGAAAATAGTATTGCTGTTTGGGCAGATAATAGTGATGATCCATCGTATCCTCCAGGAAAAGCGCAAACGGTTTTAGATTTTTCTTATTTTGGTGGTATCTACAGAGATGTTTGGTTAATTTCTACAAACGACGTTTATATAACTGATGCTAACAAAGTAAATTCTGTTGCTAGCGGTGGTTTGTTTGTTCATTATGAAGATTTATCAGAAAAAAGTGTAAAAGTTATTGTTGATGCTGATGTTGCAAACGCTAAAAACATAAAACAATCACTTTCTGTAAAATATATTCTAAAAGATACTTATGGAAAAGTTGTTTGTGAAGGTAAAACGAAAGCTACAATTGCTCCAAATTCTAACAAGAAAGTTTCTTACACACTTAAGGTTAAAAACCCTGAATTATGGTCTCCTAAAAATCCACATTTATATGATTTAGAAGTTCATGTTTATGAAGGTAAAAGAAAAATTATTGATGCCGTAAGACAACGATTAGGGATTAGAAAAATCGAATTTAGAGGCAAAGATGGGTTTTATCTAAATAATAAATCATACGAAGGAAAATTGATGGGCTTTAATCGTCATCAAGATCATGCATATGTTGGTAATGCATTACCGAATTCTGGTCAATGGAGAGATGCAATCATTTTAAAAGAAGCTGGTGCAGAAATTATTAGAGCAGCACATTACCCTGCAGATCCTGCTTTTATGGATGCATGTGATGCACTTGGAATATTCTTTATTGTTGCTACACCAAGTTGGCAATTCTGGAATGATAAAAACCCTGATTTCGAAAAACGCATCTATCAAGATATTAGAGAAATGGTGAGAAGAGATAGAAATCATTCATCTGTTTTACTTTGGGAACCGATCTTAAACGAAACTCATTATCCAGATCATTTTGCAAAAAAAGTGCACACTATTGTTCACGAAGAATTTCCGTATCAAGGCGCATTTACAGCTTGTGATTCTCATGCAAAAGGAATGGAATATTTTGATGTTATTTATAGCCATCCGCAATATGTAGATAAACATAAAGAATGGCAACCAGACCCAGAAAATGCAATTAATAATACTATAAAGTTTGATTACAGTCATGAAAAACGAAGCATTTTCACCAGAGAATGGGGAGATAATGTAGATGATTGGAATGCTCATAATTCTAATAGTAGAACTGCAAGAGGTTGGGGAGAAAAAGCGCAATTAATTCAAGCAAATCAATACGCCGTAACCGATTACAGATACACAAATATCGAAACACTAAACAGTACACCTAAACAACATGTAGGTGGCTCTTTATGGCATTCATTTGATCATCAAAGGGGTTATCATCCAGATCCTTTTTTAGGAGGAATTGCAGATTCTTTTAGGCAACCAAAATCTTCTTATTATTTGTTTAAATCACAACAAAAAGCTGAACATATTGAACCTATGGTTCATATTGCTCATGAGATGACACCATTCTCTAGCAAGGATGTTACAGTTTTTACAAATTGTGATGAAGTTCGATTAATCGTTTTTGAAAAAGATACCATCATTAAAAAACCGAATAGGAATTTAAAAATGCCTAGTCCAATCATCAAGTTTGAAAATGCTTATGATTTTATGACCTACAAAAGGTTATATAGAAAGAAAAGACACAATGAAGTAACCATTGTTGCAGAAGGTATTATTGATGGAAAAGTTGTAGCAAGAGCAGTAAAAAGACCAACCAATAGAGTGTCAAAAATTAAACTAGAATTAGCT from Lutibacter sp. Hel_I_33_5 carries:
- a CDS encoding cyclase family protein, translated to MKAIIEYNSRKIEVNISNPIDISIPIDVSKQNVNAWYIEDPKIFPESMDGEKIKVSEGAVVNFNNIHFNPHSHITHTECVGHITKEVHSINKNLKYFIFLAEVVTVVPESDGEDFFISSKQLKIALKNKKRDAIVIRTLPNLKDKKSMQYSNTNPTYLLEEAAIYLREKGIKHLLIDLPSVDKERDDGKLLAHNAFWNTAGEIRMNATITEFIFVPNNVEDGEYLLNLMIAPFENDATPSKPVLYEILK
- the hemW gene encoding radical SAM family heme chaperone HemW; this encodes MSGIYIHIPFCKQACFYCNFHFSTSLKKKDELISSLIKELEIRKNELQNETIETIYFGGGTPSLLTNNELTILIESVYKNYTVSENPEITLEANPDDLSEEKIKELSNSPINRLSIGIQSFFEEDLKSMNRAHNASEAKNCLSIATRYFDNITVDLIYGIPNMSNNRWKESLQIAFDFGINHISSYALTVEPKTALDTFIKQGKYPALDEKLAKEHFDILVSETVKNGFVHYEISNFGKSKYFSKHNASYWHQKKYIGIGPSAHSFNKTHRSWNVSNNAKYIKDIIAGKLPSEIEKLTKEDSFNEYIMTGLRTIWGVSLTKIKEEFGDEIYQHLILSSEKFIEKELLTIDKNILKTTSKGKFLADGLASDLFIID
- the ruvC gene encoding crossover junction endodeoxyribonuclease RuvC — encoded protein: MGVEKIILGIDPGTTIMGFGLIKVVGKKMEFIQMNELMLKKYDDHYLKLKLIFERTIELIDTYNPDEIAIEAPFFGKNVQSMLKLGRAQGVAMAAGLSREIPITEYLPKKIKMAITGNGNASKEQVALMLKSLLNLKTIPKNLDATDGLAAAVCHFYNSGKVVGGKNYTGWASFVKQNEKRVKK
- a CDS encoding lysylphosphatidylglycerol synthase domain-containing protein, which produces MYYSLSYKTKQFFWLLIKLAIVIGCGYFIYQKLLENDNFKFIDFYQKLLKNDIFTSKNIAFLIIFSFFNHFLEILKWRDLASFSHKISLKSATEQSLASLTTSLITPNRIGEYGAKAMYFDKPLRKQIVGLNLVGNFYQMLMTITFGVLGFTYFVWQYNVQIDFHRIFRGLLLGFFVITAFFFGAKHFKYRGYSTQKAREFIKKISRSLNIRVAFLSLIRYVIFSHQFYFLLLIFNLEISYFDAISAIASVYFIASIVPMLSLFDVVLKGSVAIWVFSYLQVDAITILSITTLMWIFNFVFPAIIGSYYVLTFKPNISK
- a CDS encoding glycosyltransferase, with protein sequence MIWALFFILFLYGLLILSLGFGFVKLKKNQLENKKSITQFSIIIPFRNESEKLPILLESISKLRYPKELFEIIFVDDDSTDDSVEIINCHLERSREVVDFDCAQPDIRIIKNKRISKSPKKDAITTAIGQTKFDWIITTDADCILLENWLQSFDEFIIKNNPNMIVAPVNYKTKDNFLDSFQLLDFMSMQGSTIGGFGIQFPFMCNGANLCYKKELFKQLNGFDGNNHIASGDDVFLFEKFLEKDKNGVKFLKSKDAIVTTFPVNSWTDLIHQRVRWAAKTGNFKSGLVKFIGLLVLLINLSIVISFFGWIFQQVSYKIWLFLFASKFIIDLFLFLPTIKFYEHNKRFYKWYLLSSLCYPFFSILVIFKSVFSSYHWKGRSFKK
- a CDS encoding Bax inhibitor-1/YccA family protein — translated: MSLLGLNTSNPAFSNYFWGKSRKSSAKMTLGGIILKSILMLCLVATTACYTWKIFFEGTDIKWYITIGMFVAIVASLFISFMHHLAKYLLPIYALAKGFFLGGISAYAHKRFPGLPLQAIGVTMATFFVMFLLFKTRIIKVTRQFRAVVITASITIFTIYIIAWILSFFGINVPFIWGTSWVAIGFNIIAAIVASLSLLLDFDYIERQIGRAPKEKEWLATWGFLITLIWLYVEVLRLMRKLAIRF
- the mnmD gene encoding tRNA (5-methylaminomethyl-2-thiouridine)(34)-methyltransferase MnmD, with product MKREIIITSDGSTSIQIPEWNEQYHSKNGSINETYHVFINSGLKVVSSDKVSILEIGFGTGLNCFITYLESKRQIDYVGVEAYPVIAEEIEKMNFIAVLNAEKESTVFKKMHDVSWEKKHQISDSFWLTKRKQFFEDIKDEDAFHLIYFDAFGARVQPELWTEEIFAKMFNALKENGILVTYSAKGSVRRVMQAVGFDVERLPGPPGKREMLRGIKK
- a CDS encoding DUF4920 domain-containing protein; the protein is MNFKNLTTLLCLMLMFSCKTEKKEKVEAPQKIAYQSFGEKITDTDVLASTKMLEKFNDLKVGDTIDIKFSSKINEVCSKKGCWMKLSLDSTKQTMVRFKDYGFFMPLDSEGSDVIVEGKAFVKETSIDELRHYAEDAGKSKEEIAKIIAPKTTFSFTANGVLLK
- a CDS encoding branched-chain amino acid aminotransferase, which gives rise to MAIKIDIQKTQKSRIDSVDFDNLPFGHVFSDHMFECEFKDGKWQSAVIKEYAPISLSPAAKIFHYGQSIFEGMKAYKDADGKTMLFRPLDNCKRLNKSAERLVIPEIPEDIFMEGLKTLLEIDSDWIPTKEGSSLYIRPFMFASGEGFHASPADEYKLIICTAPSGAYFAGEVKVLIEEKYARAANGGVGFAKAGGNYAAQFYPTQLAIDKGYQQVIWTDDNTHQFIEEAGAMNIFVRINDTLITSPTSDRILDGITRKSILQIAADTGIETEVRKISVGEVVEAAKTGKLKEMFGAGTAAVISPIAGFGFKDEDFDLPELENPFASQLKKRITDIQTNKAEDPYGWRVFV
- a CDS encoding glycoside hydrolase family 2 TIM barrel-domain containing protein; the protein is MKSLQLKLVLSTLLLISGLTIAQDLNNIPEYSKAGFFDVPNSGREVFDFNVGWRFYKGEVKNAEKVNFDDSKWEVVSTPHGLELNSTQASGSNNYQGEAWYRKRFTVPKNIEDKRLVVYFEAIMGKSKVWINGELLTTHFGGFLPFSVDIASKIKKGEENSIAVWADNSDDPSYPPGKAQTVLDFSYFGGIYRDVWLISTNDVYITDANKVNSVASGGLFVHYEDLSEKSVKVIVDADVANAKNIKQSLSVKYILKDTYGKVVCEGKTKATIAPNSNKKVSYTLKVKNPELWSPKNPHLYDLEVHVYEGKRKIIDAVRQRLGIRKIEFRGKDGFYLNNKSYEGKLMGFNRHQDHAYVGNALPNSGQWRDAIILKEAGAEIIRAAHYPADPAFMDACDALGIFFIVATPSWQFWNDKNPDFEKRIYQDIREMVRRDRNHSSVLLWEPILNETHYPDHFAKKVHTIVHEEFPYQGAFTACDSHAKGMEYFDVIYSHPQYVDKHKEWQPDPENAINNTIKFDYSHEKRSIFTREWGDNVDDWNAHNSNSRTARGWGEKAQLIQANQYAVTDYRYTNIETLNSTPKQHVGGSLWHSFDHQRGYHPDPFLGGIADSFRQPKSSYYLFKSQQKAEHIEPMVHIAHEMTPFSSKDVTVFTNCDEVRLIVFEKDTIIKKPNRNLKMPSPIIKFENAYDFMTYKRLYRKKRHNEVTIVAEGIIDGKVVARAVKRPTNRVSKIKLELANKNIPLIANGSDIVTIIASTVDDNGNVKRLNQESIKFEIEGEGEILGGMNIMANPKPIEWGTAPALIRSTLTAGKITVRASILKEGKNSPLFGELTFTSITPKERLLYTDLPKKVKSNESSNSNATRSDIEKSLYRQVKKLEQELNQLKIKQVQKQQTEFERKLKKGN